One region of Jonesiaceae bacterium BS-20 genomic DNA includes:
- a CDS encoding helix-turn-helix domain-containing protein, whose translation MARMQWTPAFDGTTGRSEHGGRRTHVIQLLRDSREPLSVADVAEKVGIHINTARFHLESLVDAGLADRAAQLRTTPGRPKVLYVGTLPNQTHERAQAYRLLADALTTAVAHNLPNATQMMYELGVTWGKFLTDPPVDGVELSEDQIMTQLMAKLDALWFAPELAPIQTATDPQLPIVAISSQGKIEAGNLPAPHPGVLSTREVMIMHNCPFQTAANRSPEVVCALHAGLINGTLSELGSNRRTLQVTPMVGDHHCAAPISEVDVERWEETTAALDMDWMEQKS comes from the coding sequence ATGGCTCGAATGCAGTGGACTCCCGCCTTCGATGGGACGACGGGACGCAGTGAACACGGTGGTCGCCGCACACACGTCATCCAACTTTTGCGCGATAGCAGGGAACCGCTTTCGGTTGCGGATGTTGCCGAAAAAGTAGGTATACATATTAATACGGCCAGATTTCACCTGGAATCTTTGGTCGATGCTGGTCTGGCTGACCGCGCGGCGCAATTGCGCACAACCCCCGGTCGCCCCAAGGTCTTGTACGTAGGCACGTTGCCAAACCAAACCCATGAACGCGCTCAGGCGTACCGGCTGCTCGCTGACGCGCTCACCACCGCGGTGGCCCATAACCTGCCCAACGCCACCCAGATGATGTACGAGCTGGGAGTCACCTGGGGGAAGTTCTTGACCGATCCACCCGTTGACGGTGTCGAGCTGTCCGAGGACCAAATTATGACGCAACTTATGGCCAAGCTCGATGCGCTGTGGTTTGCTCCGGAACTTGCGCCCATTCAAACCGCAACGGATCCGCAACTGCCGATCGTTGCAATCAGCAGTCAAGGCAAGATCGAGGCCGGCAACCTGCCCGCGCCGCATCCGGGTGTTTTGAGTACCCGTGAGGTCATGATCATGCATAACTGCCCTTTCCAAACCGCGGCTAATCGCTCTCCGGAAGTCGTTTGTGCGTTGCATGCTGGTCTGATCAACGGAACCTTGTCCGAGCTCGGTTCCAACCGCCGCACGCTGCAGGTCACGCCCATGGTTGGGGATCATCATTGTGCAGCTCCGATCAGTGAGGTCGATGTTGAGCGATGGGAAGAAACTACCGCCGCTCTTGACATGGATTGGATGGAACAAAAGTCCTAG
- a CDS encoding MFS transporter: protein MAAAQSAPTVITVSTDARKDLINWDPNNEDRWDSKVAWTTLWVTTFNLVLAFVIWYLPGALIPTLGTLTGWDLSESQSYWLLAMPGLTGGALRLVWMTLPPMIGSRKMLTLSTLLMLIPFVGWAWVVTLPTQPSYGLLVALALAAGLGGGVFSGYMPSTSYFFPKSKQGTALGLQAGIGNFGVSVVQFVVPWAIGFSMFGIAGQITVSEGVQKEVWLHNPGLIFIPFAIVGAILAWTLIKSVPMNVNLKQQFDIFSNKHTWLMTMQYMLTFGIFSGLAGTFGMLLKSQFGPEYLKWVFLGALVGSLVRMSWGPLCDKFGGGIWTVVAGIGMALSAGGVIYGQVSAGADGPSLGIFMTGMLMIFFFAGIGNASTFKQMPTIFPARQAGGVIGWTAAIAAFGPFIFSMAFNYATVLSVFIFVMVYALACAAVAWHFYAKPNAEAKS, encoded by the coding sequence ATGGCTGCAGCTCAAAGTGCCCCCACCGTCATTACGGTGAGCACGGATGCGCGCAAGGATCTTATTAATTGGGATCCCAACAATGAAGACCGCTGGGACTCAAAGGTAGCCTGGACAACCCTATGGGTAACCACGTTCAACCTCGTCCTAGCTTTCGTAATTTGGTACCTTCCCGGAGCCCTTATCCCAACGTTGGGAACCTTAACCGGATGGGACCTGTCCGAAAGCCAGTCGTACTGGCTGTTGGCCATGCCGGGCCTGACCGGTGGTGCATTGCGGCTGGTTTGGATGACACTGCCGCCCATGATCGGCTCACGCAAGATGTTGACCTTGTCGACGCTGCTTATGCTCATTCCGTTTGTTGGATGGGCATGGGTTGTGACACTGCCAACGCAACCCTCCTACGGGTTGTTGGTGGCTCTTGCACTAGCTGCTGGTCTCGGCGGTGGAGTGTTCTCCGGCTACATGCCGTCAACCTCGTACTTCTTCCCCAAGTCCAAGCAAGGAACCGCGCTTGGTTTGCAGGCGGGCATTGGTAACTTCGGTGTTTCCGTAGTGCAATTCGTTGTCCCTTGGGCAATCGGGTTCTCGATGTTTGGTATTGCCGGACAGATTACGGTATCTGAAGGCGTACAAAAGGAAGTGTGGCTGCACAACCCCGGTCTGATCTTCATTCCATTCGCGATCGTTGGTGCAATCCTGGCATGGACTTTGATCAAGTCCGTGCCAATGAACGTTAACCTCAAGCAGCAGTTTGATATTTTCTCAAACAAGCACACCTGGTTGATGACCATGCAGTACATGCTCACATTCGGAATCTTCTCCGGGCTAGCAGGTACTTTTGGAATGCTCCTGAAATCTCAATTTGGTCCCGAGTACCTCAAGTGGGTCTTCCTTGGTGCGCTTGTAGGATCGCTAGTCCGCATGAGCTGGGGCCCACTGTGCGACAAGTTCGGCGGCGGTATCTGGACGGTCGTTGCCGGGATCGGTATGGCACTGTCAGCGGGGGGTGTCATCTATGGCCAGGTCAGTGCCGGCGCGGATGGTCCAAGCCTGGGGATCTTCATGACCGGAATGCTCATGATCTTCTTCTTCGCCGGCATTGGAAACGCCTCCACCTTCAAGCAGATGCCTACGATCTTCCCCGCTCGTCAAGCCGGCGGAGTGATCGGGTGGACCGCGGCCATCGCTGCCTTTGGCCCGTTCATCTTCTCAATGGCTTTCAACTACGCCACTGTGTTAAGCGTATTCATCTTTGTCATGGTCTACGCACTTGCTTGCGCCGCCGTGGCTTGGCACTTCTACGCTAAGCCAAATGCGGAAGCTAAGAGCTAG
- the coaE gene encoding dephospho-CoA kinase yields the protein MFRIGLTGGIAAGKSAASHRFQALGITVIDHDQLARAAVAPGSAGLRRIVQVFGPDMLTEAGELDRPRLGSQVFGNPKQLEKLNAILHPEIYALSTAAEQKIVTTGNNAIVVHDIPLLIETGQAQDFDELVVVGAPETVRLDRLVSGRGLDPAEAQRRIAAQTTDEERRKLATVLIDGAGSISDLNSQIDDLVTRIREKLTIDRQM from the coding sequence ATGTTCAGAATTGGGTTAACCGGTGGTATTGCTGCAGGTAAGTCTGCTGCGTCGCACAGATTTCAAGCTTTGGGTATAACGGTCATCGATCACGATCAACTGGCTCGCGCGGCCGTGGCTCCGGGTTCGGCTGGTTTACGGCGGATTGTTCAGGTGTTTGGACCGGACATGCTAACCGAGGCGGGGGAGTTAGATAGGCCGCGTCTAGGTAGTCAGGTTTTTGGAAATCCCAAACAGCTCGAAAAGCTCAATGCAATATTGCACCCGGAGATCTATGCACTGTCAACCGCAGCTGAGCAGAAAATTGTCACCACAGGTAATAACGCAATAGTGGTCCACGATATTCCCTTACTCATCGAAACCGGACAGGCACAAGATTTTGATGAGCTCGTCGTGGTCGGGGCACCCGAGACGGTGCGTTTGGACCGGCTTGTCTCCGGTCGCGGTTTGGACCCCGCGGAAGCGCAACGCAGGATTGCTGCCCAAACAACCGATGAAGAACGCCGTAAGTTGGCTACCGTGCTGATTGACGGTGCCGGTTCTATTTCGGATTTGAATTCTCAAATAGATGATCTGGTAACTCGGATACGAGAAAAACTCACCATTGATCGGCAAATGTAA
- a CDS encoding ABC transporter ATP-binding protein — MSMHRGPGGPGGNMRTFQQDKTVKEHQLASGTMKRILGFAKPYRKQLIIFLIFIALGAAVSAINPLIYRAIIDKGIGEKDSALVIRLAILVATLAIISALLSVAERVFSARIGEGLIFDLRTEVFDHVQKMPIAFFARTKTGALVQRLNGDVLGAQQAFTSTLAGVVSNLLTVLFVLIAMFSMSWQLTLLSLVLLPAFIFPARWMGPRLAKLTKESYTLSGDAAQIMQERFNVSGAHLSKTYGRPEDESQTFADQADRVAKIGVKTAMYQTIFRLSLTTMAALAVAAVYGFGGLQAISGQISVGVVVALTAYLSQLYSPLIALSNVQVTVMTALVSFERVLEVLDLEPTIKDTADPTDLSEQVQAKGASLTFDHVTFRYPTAAEVSLASLESVALLQNDSAVDTLKDLTFDVPAGSMVALVGPSGAGKTTISHLITRMYDPTIGSVKIAGVDLTQASAQSIRDTVGVVTQDSHMFHDSIGANLRYARPEATDLEVEQALRRAHIWELISSLPSGLDTVIGDRGYRLSGGERQRLAIARLLLKSPQIVVLDEATAHLDSESEAAVGLALNEALKDRTAVVIAHRLSTIRDADIIIVVEDGQVREQGSHSELLAAGGLYTDLYRTQFADQEDSNSAVL, encoded by the coding sequence ATGTCAATGCACCGTGGCCCTGGCGGCCCAGGCGGTAACATGCGAACGTTCCAACAGGATAAGACTGTTAAGGAACACCAGTTAGCTAGCGGAACCATGAAACGTATTCTTGGTTTTGCAAAGCCCTACCGCAAACAGCTCATTATTTTTCTGATTTTTATTGCTTTAGGGGCCGCGGTGAGCGCGATCAATCCCCTGATCTACCGGGCAATCATTGACAAGGGAATCGGTGAAAAGGACTCCGCCCTCGTCATTCGGCTTGCCATTTTGGTCGCCACCCTCGCCATCATCTCCGCCCTGCTAAGCGTGGCGGAGCGAGTATTTTCCGCACGAATTGGTGAAGGTCTGATTTTTGACCTACGGACAGAAGTCTTTGACCACGTACAGAAAATGCCAATCGCGTTCTTTGCACGTACCAAGACCGGCGCCCTCGTGCAACGTTTGAACGGCGACGTCCTGGGCGCACAACAAGCCTTCACATCAACACTGGCCGGCGTCGTTTCGAACCTCCTGACGGTCTTATTCGTACTGATCGCCATGTTCTCCATGTCCTGGCAGCTGACCCTGCTGTCCTTGGTCTTGCTACCCGCCTTTATCTTCCCCGCCAGGTGGATGGGCCCACGTTTGGCAAAGCTGACTAAGGAAAGCTACACGCTGTCCGGGGACGCCGCCCAGATTATGCAGGAACGCTTCAACGTCTCAGGTGCTCACCTGTCCAAGACTTATGGCCGCCCCGAAGACGAGTCGCAGACGTTTGCTGACCAGGCAGACCGGGTAGCAAAGATCGGCGTGAAAACCGCCATGTACCAGACTATCTTCCGTCTCAGCCTGACCACCATGGCCGCCCTTGCAGTTGCTGCGGTCTACGGTTTTGGTGGCCTTCAGGCAATCTCCGGACAGATCTCCGTTGGTGTCGTGGTTGCGCTGACCGCTTATCTCAGCCAGCTGTACTCTCCCCTCATAGCACTATCTAACGTGCAAGTGACGGTCATGACCGCCCTGGTCAGTTTTGAACGTGTGCTCGAAGTCCTTGATCTCGAACCCACCATCAAGGATACGGCGGACCCAACCGACCTCAGCGAACAAGTCCAAGCCAAGGGTGCATCTCTTACATTTGACCACGTCACGTTCCGCTACCCCACCGCAGCGGAGGTTTCTCTGGCCTCCCTCGAGAGCGTTGCTCTCCTCCAGAACGACTCCGCGGTAGACACCCTCAAGGACCTGACATTCGATGTTCCTGCCGGCTCCATGGTGGCTCTTGTTGGCCCCTCTGGCGCAGGAAAGACAACTATCTCGCACCTGATCACGCGCATGTATGACCCAACAATCGGGTCGGTCAAGATTGCCGGGGTTGATCTGACACAGGCATCGGCTCAGTCCATCCGGGACACGGTCGGTGTGGTCACGCAGGACTCCCATATGTTCCACGATTCGATCGGGGCAAACCTTCGGTACGCTCGCCCCGAGGCGACTGACCTTGAAGTCGAGCAGGCATTGCGACGCGCTCACATCTGGGAACTTATCTCTTCCTTGCCATCGGGCCTCGACACCGTCATTGGTGACCGCGGCTACCGGCTCTCCGGAGGGGAACGCCAGCGCTTGGCTATTGCTCGCCTCCTGCTGAAGTCGCCACAGATTGTGGTCTTGGATGAGGCCACCGCGCACCTTGACTCCGAGTCCGAGGCTGCGGTTGGGCTGGCGCTCAATGAGGCGCTCAAGGACCGCACAGCCGTGGTGATCGCACACCGCCTGTCAACCATTAGAGACGCGGACATTATTATCGTGGTCGAGGATGGACAGGTCCGTGAGCAAGGTAGCCATAGCGAGCTGTTGGCAGCCGGCGGTCTATACACCGACCTGTACCGCACGCAGTTTGCCGATCAAGAGGATAGCAATTCTGCCGTGCTATAA